One window of Microcoleus vaginatus PCC 9802 genomic DNA carries:
- a CDS encoding biopolymer transporter ExbD has protein sequence MKINLDTPAEEARIDLVPLIDVIFCILTFFLLAALQLTRQQAINVDLPKAKTGQVQMREMLIVSIDDFGQTYIDQLPVNYQQLDRVLKSFQSKNPTGLMVLYAPQNARYAKVVEVLDKLREVGGDRVALATLPSSAPSPLPNPSVPNSGIPAAPAIGNSGQPLPSPVPPGQQQFNPNQFQSPLPAPGQQQFNPNQFQSPLPSPGQQPSNFGANQGIPPVSPAPATPNFRPGAAAPPQDGGPSN, from the coding sequence ATGAAGATTAATCTAGATACTCCTGCTGAAGAGGCTCGGATAGACCTGGTGCCTTTAATTGACGTGATCTTTTGCATTCTGACGTTTTTTCTGCTGGCCGCTTTGCAACTGACTCGCCAGCAAGCAATTAATGTCGATTTGCCTAAGGCGAAGACGGGACAAGTACAGATGCGAGAGATGCTGATTGTCAGCATTGACGATTTCGGGCAAACTTATATCGATCAATTGCCTGTTAATTACCAACAGCTCGATCGAGTTTTAAAGAGTTTCCAAAGTAAAAATCCTACGGGTTTGATGGTGCTGTACGCTCCTCAGAATGCGAGATATGCCAAAGTTGTGGAGGTTTTAGACAAATTGAGAGAGGTAGGGGGCGATCGAGTGGCTCTAGCAACTCTTCCTAGTTCAGCTCCCTCGCCCCTGCCGAATCCCTCGGTTCCCAATTCTGGCATTCCTGCGGCACCTGCGATCGGCAATTCCGGTCAACCCCTGCCGTCTCCTGTCCCTCCGGGGCAGCAACAGTTCAATCCCAATCAGTTTCAATCTCCTCTCCCCGCTCCCGGGCAGCAGCAGTTCAATCCCAATCAGTTTCAATCTCCTCTCCCCTCTCCCGGGCAGCAGCCTAGCAACTTTGGGGCAAATCAGGGCATTCCTCCTGTTTCGCCTGCACCCGCTACTCCCAATTTCAGACCAGGAGCGGCCGCTCCACCCCAGGATGGCGGGCCCTCGAATTAG
- a CDS encoding NblA-related protein gives MSQPAELSLEQQFSLCSFKTQVSDMSREQAQEFLVKLYEQMMLRETMYRHFLKHHWGLEPNPGVE, from the coding sequence ATGAGCCAACCAGCAGAATTGTCTTTGGAACAGCAATTTAGCCTGTGTTCCTTCAAAACACAGGTAAGTGACATGAGCCGCGAACAAGCTCAAGAGTTTTTGGTCAAGCTTTACGAGCAAATGATGCTTCGGGAAACCATGTACCGCCATTTTTTGAAACACCACTGGGGTTTAGAACCTAACCCAGGCGTTGAGTAA
- a CDS encoding anhydro-N-acetylmuramic acid kinase yields the protein MTRVIGLISGTSVDGIDAALVDVVGSQTDLKVQLVAGKTFPYPANLRSQILSVCSGSALSMAELAQLDDAIAQEFATAALTIQAEYDNAELIGSHGQTVYHRPAGKAQKDSAGALMGYSLQLGRGALIAELTGITTVSNFRSADIAAGGQGAPLVSIVDACLLAEPNISLCIQNLGGIGNVTYLPARGKGGNNDESEIFSLGNGISGWDTGPANSLLDLAVQHFSGGTKTIDEGGAWAASGTPCQALVEDWFASEFFRQAPPKSTGRELFGVDYFDRCLVEAQGYNLSPADVLATLTELTVASIVHSYQTFLPAMPDRVLLCGGGSHNLYLKRRLQSQLHPVQVLTTSEAGLNVDFKEAIAFAVLAAWRVRGIPGNLPQVTGARTSVLLGEINSCWHSWA from the coding sequence ATGACCCGCGTTATCGGTTTGATCAGCGGCACCTCGGTGGATGGCATTGATGCTGCTTTGGTGGATGTGGTCGGTTCCCAAACAGACTTGAAAGTGCAATTGGTGGCGGGCAAGACTTTCCCTTATCCTGCTAATTTGCGATCGCAAATTCTCTCAGTTTGCAGTGGCTCAGCTTTGTCAATGGCTGAACTAGCCCAATTAGATGATGCCATCGCCCAAGAATTTGCCACGGCGGCATTGACAATTCAAGCAGAATATGATAATGCCGAATTAATCGGCTCTCACGGTCAAACCGTCTACCACCGACCTGCTGGGAAAGCCCAGAAAGACAGCGCCGGTGCGTTAATGGGCTACAGCTTGCAACTCGGGCGGGGCGCGCTAATTGCGGAATTGACAGGAATTACTACTGTGAGTAACTTTCGATCTGCAGACATTGCTGCCGGGGGTCAAGGAGCACCCTTAGTGTCAATAGTTGATGCCTGCCTGCTGGCGGAACCCAACATCAGCCTCTGCATCCAAAATCTGGGGGGAATTGGCAATGTTACCTATCTTCCTGCCAGAGGAAAAGGGGGAAACAATGACGAGTCTGAGATTTTCAGTCTTGGGAATGGGATATCGGGCTGGGATACAGGCCCGGCGAATTCCCTGTTAGATTTGGCAGTACAGCACTTCTCAGGCGGCACTAAGACGATCGACGAAGGTGGAGCTTGGGCGGCATCGGGCACTCCCTGTCAAGCTTTAGTCGAGGATTGGTTCGCATCAGAGTTCTTCCGCCAAGCACCGCCGAAATCAACGGGGCGAGAGCTATTTGGTGTAGACTATTTTGACAGGTGTTTGGTCGAGGCCCAAGGTTACAACCTCAGTCCTGCTGATGTGCTGGCTACTCTGACAGAACTGACTGTTGCCTCGATCGTTCACAGTTACCAAACTTTTTTACCGGCTATGCCCGATCGAGTTTTACTATGCGGGGGCGGCAGCCACAATCTCTACTTGAAACGCCGATTGCAATCTCAATTGCATCCAGTGCAAGTGTTGACTACTTCTGAGGCAGGCTTGAATGTAGATTTTAAAGAGGCGATCGCTTTCGCGGTTTTAGCCGCATGGCGGGTTCGGGGCATTCCCGGCAATCTGCCTCAAGTTACTGGTGCCCGGACATCGGTACTTTTAGGAGAAATTAACTCTTGTTGGCACAGTTGGGCGTGA
- a CDS encoding serine/threonine-protein phosphatase: protein MSPITQSMKRSFAGKTDTGLVRSVNQDSYYIDSDGRFFIVADGMGGHAGGQEASRIATQAIQSYLLEHWEGPEDSPLLLEKAFLIANQAILTDQLDHPERADMGTTAVVLMFRDEGRPWCANIGDSRLYRLHGSRLEQITEDQTWVAQAVKRKALTPDQARTHPWRHVLSQCLGRDDLREIDILPVEVQPGDRLLLCSDGLTEELSDPLIASPLKSIRACEGAANALIQAAKDKGGRDNITVVIVTIDLK from the coding sequence ATGAGTCCAATCACCCAATCTATGAAACGCTCTTTCGCAGGTAAGACAGACACAGGGCTAGTTCGTTCCGTAAATCAGGATTCGTACTATATAGACTCTGATGGGCGATTTTTCATAGTGGCCGATGGAATGGGAGGACACGCCGGAGGTCAAGAAGCCAGCCGGATTGCGACTCAGGCGATTCAATCTTATTTGCTCGAACATTGGGAAGGGCCTGAGGATTCTCCGCTGTTGTTGGAAAAGGCTTTTTTAATTGCCAATCAAGCAATTTTGACGGATCAGCTCGACCACCCCGAGCGTGCTGATATGGGAACTACGGCTGTGGTTCTAATGTTTAGGGATGAGGGCCGACCCTGGTGCGCTAATATCGGCGACTCTCGCTTGTACCGACTGCACGGCTCTCGCTTGGAACAGATTACTGAAGACCAGACTTGGGTGGCTCAGGCTGTGAAAAGAAAGGCCCTAACTCCCGACCAGGCTCGCACTCATCCTTGGCGTCACGTTTTGTCCCAGTGTTTGGGCCGCGATGATTTGCGGGAGATAGATATTTTGCCGGTGGAGGTGCAGCCTGGGGATCGCTTGCTGCTCTGCAGCGATGGCTTGACTGAAGAACTTTCCGATCCTTTGATTGCTTCGCCTCTGAAGTCGATTCGCGCCTGCGAGGGCGCTGCAAATGCTTTAATTCAAGCAGCTAAGGATAAAGGTGGACGCGATAATATTACTGTGGTGATCGTGACAATCGACCTCAAATAA
- a CDS encoding AarF/ABC1/UbiB kinase family protein, producing MSALLDDSVNRQRSPKHTGEADEPKTASKSYKSKAYRWNREKYSRKRRFFDIWAFVLLWLASLWLDSKNWSYWGGVTEEKKVARRRFQAIWVRETLLDLGPTFIKVGQLFSTRADLFPAEFVEELSKLQDKVPAFSYEQLEVIVEQDLGKTVQELYRSFDPVPLAAASLGQVHKAQLHSGPEVVVKVQRPGLRKLFEIDLQILKGIARYFQNHPKWGRGRDWMGIYEECCRILWLEIDYLHEGRNADTFRRNFSNCDWVRVPRVYWRYAAPRVLTLEYLPGIKISHYEALEAAGIDRKLIAQLGAKAYLRQLLNDGFFHADPHPGNIAVSADGCLIFYDFGMMGQIQSNVREGLMETLYGIASKDGQRIMDSLINLGALVPTGDMSPVRRSIQYMLDNFMDKPFENQSVSAITDDLYDIAYNQPFRFPATFTFVMRAFSTIEGVGRGLDPEFNFMEVAQPFAMQLMTNGNGHDTSSSIFNEIGRQAAQVSSSALGLPRRIEETIDKLEQGDLRIRVRSAETERLLRRMSSAQMGTNYALLMSAFTLSATILFVSNQVWPAVAVAVLAAGAGFALMRLFKRIDRLDRMS from the coding sequence GTGTCTGCTCTCCTTGATGACTCTGTTAATCGCCAGCGCTCCCCCAAGCACACTGGCGAAGCCGATGAGCCAAAAACTGCTAGTAAATCCTACAAAAGTAAAGCTTATCGCTGGAACCGCGAAAAATATTCCCGGAAGCGGCGCTTCTTCGACATTTGGGCCTTTGTCTTGCTCTGGCTGGCTTCCCTCTGGCTCGATAGCAAAAATTGGAGCTACTGGGGAGGCGTGACTGAAGAAAAGAAAGTGGCCAGACGCCGCTTTCAAGCTATCTGGGTTCGAGAAACACTCTTGGATTTGGGGCCAACTTTCATTAAAGTTGGGCAGTTATTTTCCACCCGCGCCGACTTGTTCCCAGCAGAGTTTGTGGAGGAACTTTCTAAGCTGCAAGATAAAGTCCCTGCTTTCAGCTACGAGCAGTTAGAGGTAATTGTTGAGCAAGATTTGGGCAAGACAGTTCAAGAACTCTACCGCAGCTTTGACCCAGTACCCCTGGCTGCTGCAAGTCTGGGTCAGGTACACAAAGCTCAACTCCATTCGGGCCCGGAAGTGGTGGTCAAGGTACAGCGACCGGGACTGCGGAAACTGTTCGAGATCGATTTGCAAATTCTTAAGGGAATTGCCCGCTACTTTCAAAACCATCCTAAGTGGGGCCGCGGTCGAGATTGGATGGGGATTTATGAGGAATGCTGTCGCATTCTGTGGCTGGAAATTGACTATCTCCATGAAGGCCGCAATGCTGATACTTTTCGCCGCAATTTTAGCAACTGTGACTGGGTGCGGGTGCCGAGGGTTTATTGGCGGTACGCGGCTCCGCGAGTGCTGACTTTGGAATACCTGCCCGGGATTAAAATCAGCCACTACGAAGCTTTGGAAGCGGCCGGTATCGATCGTAAATTAATCGCTCAGTTGGGGGCAAAAGCTTATTTGCGCCAGTTACTCAACGACGGCTTTTTCCACGCTGACCCACACCCCGGCAACATCGCTGTTAGTGCTGACGGTTGTCTGATTTTCTACGATTTTGGCATGATGGGGCAAATCCAGTCGAACGTCCGCGAAGGACTGATGGAGACGCTCTACGGGATTGCTTCCAAGGATGGACAGCGGATTATGGATTCTCTGATCAATTTGGGAGCTTTGGTGCCTACGGGTGATATGAGTCCGGTGCGCCGATCGATCCAGTATATGCTGGACAATTTCATGGACAAGCCTTTTGAAAATCAGTCTGTGAGCGCGATTACCGACGACCTTTACGATATTGCCTACAACCAACCTTTTCGCTTCCCAGCTACTTTTACTTTTGTAATGCGAGCTTTTTCCACAATCGAAGGGGTGGGCCGAGGTTTAGATCCCGAGTTCAACTTTATGGAGGTGGCACAACCTTTTGCCATGCAGCTTATGACTAATGGAAATGGCCATGATACAAGTAGCAGCATTTTTAACGAAATCGGCCGTCAGGCGGCTCAGGTGAGTTCGAGTGCTTTGGGTTTGCCCCGCCGGATTGAGGAGACTATTGACAAACTCGAACAGGGAGATTTGCGGATTCGCGTCCGTTCTGCCGAAACAGAGCGCTTGCTCCGCCGCATGAGCAGCGCTCAAATGGGCACGAATTATGCTTTGCTGATGAGTGCTTTTACTTTGTCGGCGACAATTTTGTTTGTCAGTAATCAAGTCTGGCCGGCTGTGGCTGTGGCAGTGCTGGCGGCGGGTGCAGGGTTTGCTCTTATGCGTTTGTTCAAGCGGATCGATCGTTTAGACAGGATGTCATAA